Proteins encoded by one window of Octopus bimaculoides isolate UCB-OBI-ISO-001 chromosome 4, ASM119413v2, whole genome shotgun sequence:
- the LOC106881801 gene encoding ribonucleoside-diphosphate reductase small chain isoform X2, producing MHRSPSKRKVLGESQQQNIIPLPQEQIYKKDEKMTKKVEVEPLLQESSNRFVMFPIQYQDIWSMYKKAVASFWTVEEVDLSKDLGHWEKLKTDEQHFISHVLAFFAASDGIVNENLVERFYQEIQVSEARSFYAFQIAIENIHSEMYSLLIDTYIKDFKQRDYLFNAIETMPCIKKKADWALKWISDKVPYSERVVAFAGVEGIFFSGSFAAIFWLKKRGIMPGLTFSNELISRDEGLHTDFACLMFKHLANPPSQERVYEIISDAVKIEQEFLTEALPCNLIGMNCELMKLYIEFVADRLLVELNCQKIYNSENPFDFMEHISLEGKTNFFEKRVGEYQKMGVMSGSNHTFTLDADF from the exons ATGCATCGTTCACCTTCCAAAAGAAAAGTGCTCGGAGAAAGTCAACAGCAG aatattATTCCTCTTCCTCAAGAGCAG aTCTACAAGAAGGATGAGAAAATGACTAAGAAAGTTGAGGTAGAGCCCCTGTTACAAGAAAGCTCAAACCGTTTTGTAATGTTTCCTATTCAATATCAAGACATATGGAGCATGTATAAGAAAGCTGTTGCTTCTTTCTGGACTGTGGAAGAGGTTGATTTATCAAAGGATTTGGGCCACTGGGAAAAATTGAAAACTGATGAACAGCATTTCATTTCTCATGTCTTGGCTTTTTTTGCTGCAAGTGATGGAATTGTTAATGAAAACTTG GTTGAACGGTTCTATCAGGAAATCCAGGTCTCTGAAGCACGTTCATTTTACGCATTCCAAATTGCTATTGAAAATATTCATTCTGAAATGTACAGTCTCCTTATTGATACATACATTAAAGATTTTAAACAGAG GGATTATTTGTTCAATGCCATAGAGACAATGCCATGCATTAAAAAGAAAGCTGATTGGGCTTTGAAATGGATTTCTGACAAGGTCCCATATTCAGAgcgtgttgttgcttttgctgggGTAGAAGGAATCTTTTTCTCTGgttcttttgctgctattttctgGTTAAAGAAGCGTGGTATCATGCCTGGTTTGACATTCAGCAATGAATTAATCAGCAGAGATGAG ggTCTCCACACAGACTTTGCTTGCCTTATGTTCAAACACTTAGCTAATCCACCATCACAAGAGAGAGTTTATGAGATCATCAGTGATGCTGTTAAGATTGAGCAGGAATTTCTTACGGAAGCTCTTCCCTGTAATTTAATTGGTATGAATTGTGAATTAATGAAACTTTACATTGAATTTGTCGCAGACAGACTTCTTGTTGAACTCAATTGTCAGAAG ATTTACAACTCTGAGAATCCATTTGATTTTATGGAACACATCTCATTGGAAGGAAAGACTAATTTCTTTGAGAAGAGAGTTGGTGAATATCAAAAAATGGGCGTCATGTCTGGATCCAACCACACATTCACACTTGATGCTGATTTCTAA
- the LOC106881801 gene encoding ribonucleoside-diphosphate reductase subunit M2 B isoform X1: MSLEPVLCKMSINDENQLPMHRSPSKRKVLGESQQQNIIPLPQEQIYKKDEKMTKKVEVEPLLQESSNRFVMFPIQYQDIWSMYKKAVASFWTVEEVDLSKDLGHWEKLKTDEQHFISHVLAFFAASDGIVNENLVERFYQEIQVSEARSFYAFQIAIENIHSEMYSLLIDTYIKDFKQRDYLFNAIETMPCIKKKADWALKWISDKVPYSERVVAFAGVEGIFFSGSFAAIFWLKKRGIMPGLTFSNELISRDEGLHTDFACLMFKHLANPPSQERVYEIISDAVKIEQEFLTEALPCNLIGMNCELMKLYIEFVADRLLVELNCQKIYNSENPFDFMEHISLEGKTNFFEKRVGEYQKMGVMSGSNHTFTLDADF, from the exons ATGAGCTTAGAACCTGTCCTTTGCAAGATGAGCATAAACGACGAGAACcag TTGCCCATGCATCGTTCACCTTCCAAAAGAAAAGTGCTCGGAGAAAGTCAACAGCAG aatattATTCCTCTTCCTCAAGAGCAG aTCTACAAGAAGGATGAGAAAATGACTAAGAAAGTTGAGGTAGAGCCCCTGTTACAAGAAAGCTCAAACCGTTTTGTAATGTTTCCTATTCAATATCAAGACATATGGAGCATGTATAAGAAAGCTGTTGCTTCTTTCTGGACTGTGGAAGAGGTTGATTTATCAAAGGATTTGGGCCACTGGGAAAAATTGAAAACTGATGAACAGCATTTCATTTCTCATGTCTTGGCTTTTTTTGCTGCAAGTGATGGAATTGTTAATGAAAACTTG GTTGAACGGTTCTATCAGGAAATCCAGGTCTCTGAAGCACGTTCATTTTACGCATTCCAAATTGCTATTGAAAATATTCATTCTGAAATGTACAGTCTCCTTATTGATACATACATTAAAGATTTTAAACAGAG GGATTATTTGTTCAATGCCATAGAGACAATGCCATGCATTAAAAAGAAAGCTGATTGGGCTTTGAAATGGATTTCTGACAAGGTCCCATATTCAGAgcgtgttgttgcttttgctgggGTAGAAGGAATCTTTTTCTCTGgttcttttgctgctattttctgGTTAAAGAAGCGTGGTATCATGCCTGGTTTGACATTCAGCAATGAATTAATCAGCAGAGATGAG ggTCTCCACACAGACTTTGCTTGCCTTATGTTCAAACACTTAGCTAATCCACCATCACAAGAGAGAGTTTATGAGATCATCAGTGATGCTGTTAAGATTGAGCAGGAATTTCTTACGGAAGCTCTTCCCTGTAATTTAATTGGTATGAATTGTGAATTAATGAAACTTTACATTGAATTTGTCGCAGACAGACTTCTTGTTGAACTCAATTGTCAGAAG ATTTACAACTCTGAGAATCCATTTGATTTTATGGAACACATCTCATTGGAAGGAAAGACTAATTTCTTTGAGAAGAGAGTTGGTGAATATCAAAAAATGGGCGTCATGTCTGGATCCAACCACACATTCACACTTGATGCTGATTTCTAA